The Clostridia bacterium genome includes the window GAAATTCCGGGACTTAAACGCATTTACAAAGATGCCACATGGCAGGAATACATTTCCCCTGAAACCGACAAAGGCGTTGCGTTAAGCGCGCTGCAAAAAAAACTTGGCATAAAAAAAGAAGAAACATACATTTTCGGGGACGGCTTAAACGATATCCCCATGACGCCTTACGGGAAAAGCTTTTTAATCGGCAACGGCTTTCCCGGCTGGCAAAACCATTTTGAACAAAAATACAAAGACTTTATGACGGCTATAAAGGAGGTTACCTTATGAATACAGCACATTTCAGAGAAATCGCAAAGACAGACCGAATCGGTCGCTTAATTGAAAATCTTTTTAAGAAGATGCCAGAAGTAGAGGCTGACCGTGCGGTTTTAATCACAGAAAGCTATAAAGAAACCGAAAACTTACATATTTATTTAAGACGTGCAAAGGCTTTTGAACACATCTTAGATAATATTCCGATTACCATCCGTGATGAGGAATTGATTGTAGGCAGCGGTACAAAGGCGCCCAGAGGCTGTCAGGTATACCCCGAATTCTCTTACGCGTGGTTAGAGGGTGAATTAGACACCATTGAAACCCGTACCGCAGACCCCTTTTATGTATCGGAAGAAACAAAGAGAAAGTTAAGAGAAGTGTTCCCCTACTGGAAGAACAAGACCACAAGTGAGCTTGCCGAATCGCTCATGGCACCCGAAACCAAAACGGCTATGGCGCACAATCTGTTTACCCCGGGCAACTATTTCTATAACGGCATCGGGCATGTAACGGTAGACTACGGCAAGATTTTAGCGGTTGGCTACAACGGCATTATAAACGAAACCAAAGAAGCGATGGCAAAGCTTGATATCAGCGATGCAGATTATGCAGACCGCTATACCTTCTTACAGAGTATACTGATCAGCTGTGAGGCGGTTATCCGTTATGCGGCGCGCTATGCAGAGCTTGCCCTTTCTATGGCAAAATCCGAAACCGATGACAAACGAAAAGCAGAACTTTTAAAGATTGCAGAAAACTGTGTACAGGTACCCGGCAACGGTGCAAGAAGCTTTTACGAGGCTTGCCAGTCGTTCTGGTTTGTACAGATGCTCATTCAGATTGAATCCTCGGGTCACTCCATTTCCCCCGGCAGATTTGACCAGTACATGTATCCCTACTTTGAAAAGGATATGGCGCAGGGTAGCTTGACCTATGAATTTGCGCAAGAACTGATGGACTGCATCTGGGTAAAGCTGAATGATTTAAACAAAGCACGCGATGCGGCATCGGCAGAAGGCTTTGCCGGCTACAGCCTGTTCCAGAACTTAATCGCAGGCGGTCAGACCAAAGAGGGCTTGGATGCCACAAACGATTTGTCTTACATGTCCATCCAGGCAACCATGCATGTTATGTTGCCGCAGCCGTCTTTTTCGGTGCGCGTATGGAACAACACCCCCCACGAATTTTTATGTAAGGCAGCCGAGCTTACCCGTACGGGCGTAGGACTTCCTGCCTACTACAATGACGAAGTGATTATCCCGTCTCTTTTGTCCCGTGGACTTACCATGGAGGATGCAAGAGAATACAATATCATCGGTTGCGTTGAGCCGCAGAAATGGGGCAAGACCGACGGTTGGCATGACGCGGCATTCTTTAACATGTGCCGTATCATCGAGCTGGTGTTTGACAACGGCAAGGATAACGGCGAACAGGTGGGCATTCCCACAGGCGATGTGACAAAGATGACCTCTTTCGAAGAGGTGTTTGAGGCATACAAGGCACAGATGAAATACACCATAAAGCTTCTTGTAAATGCCAACAACTCCATCGACGTGGCACACGCAAAGCGTTGTCCGCTCCCCTTCCTTTCTTGTATGGTAGAAGATTGTATCGGCAGAGGAAAGTCGGTGCAAGAGGGCGGTGCTATCTACAACTTTACAGGCCCGCAGGGCTTTGGTATTGCCAACATGGCAGACGCGATGTATGCCATCAAAAAGCTGGTGTTTGAAGAAAAATCCGTAACCATGGCTGAACTGAAAGAAGCTTTGCAAAACAATTTCGGAGAAAGCACCTCGGCAGAGAATGCAGAAGAAGTGACCACCCAGATTGTAAAGGCACTTGTCGCATCGGGCAAAACCGTAACCGAAGAGCAGATTGCTTCTATTTATAAGCAGGTTGCAGGTAACAGCGGTGACGAAAAATACACTTCTGTGCGCGAAAAGATTTTGGCACTTCCGAAATTCGGTAACGACATTCCCGAAATCGACAGCTTAGCTCGAGAGGTTGCTTATACATACACCCGTCCCATGGAAAAGCACAAAAACCCCAGAGGCGGTATTTTCCAGGCAGGTCTTTATCCGGTATCGGCAAACGTACCCCTTGGTGCACAGACCGGCGCAACGCCTGACGGCAGACTGGCATACACCCCCGTGGCTGACGGTGTATCCCCCAGCGCAGGCGCAGACGTTTCAGGTCCTACTGCATCTGCAAACTCGGTTTCCAAGCTTGACCACGGCATTGCCTCCAACGGCACGCTGTTTAACATGAAGTTCCATCCCTCTGCATTAAAGGGACAAAAGGGCATTGAAAACTTTGTGGCACTTATCCGCGGTTACTTTGATCAGAAAGGCTCGCACATGCAGTTTAATGTGGTAAGCCGTGAAACCTTAAGAGATGCACAGGCACATCCTGAAAACTACAAGAGCTTAGTGGTTCGTGTGGCAGGCTACAGCGCACTGTTTACCACCCTCTCGAAATCGCTTCAGGACGACATCATCCGCAGAACCGAACAGAGTGGATTTTAATAAAGGAATTTAAATACTATGAATTACGAAAACATTACCGGAAGAATATTTGATATTCAGCGTTTTTCGGTACATGACGGACCGGGCATCCGCACCATCATCTTTTTAAAGGGATGTGCACTCCGTTGCAAATGGTGCTGTAATCCCGAATCCCAGAGCTTTGAAATCGAAACCATGAAATTAGATGACGGCAAGGAAAAGCTTGTGGGACGGGATGTGACCGTTCGGGAAATCATTGAGACGGTTGAAAAGGATATGCCTTACTATCGCCGTTCGGGCGGTGGGCTGACCCTGTCGGGCGGTGAATCGCTCCTGCAACCACAGTTTGCAGAAGGCATTTTACGGGCTTGTCAGGAAAGAGGCATCAATACCGCCATCGAAACCACCTCGGTGGTGGATTACAAGGTGATTGAACCGCTTCTTCCGCTCATTGACACCTATATGATGGACATTAAGCACATCAATCCTGAAAAGCACAAGGCATTTACCGGAAAAGACAACCAAAGAATTCTGGAAAACGCAATCAAAATTGACAGAAACGCAAATAAAATGATTGTCCGCGTGCCTGTCATCCCAACCTTTAACGATACAGAGGAAGAAATCCGCGAGATTGCAACCTTTGTTTCCAAATTAGAAAAGACCAACGAAATGCATCTGCTGCCCTACCACAAGTTCGGCACAGACAAGTATCGCTGGTTAGGGCGCGATTACACCATGCCGGATGTGGATACACCCACAGACGAAAAAATGGAGCGCCTGAAAAAAACTGCAGAAAGCTTAGGCATTACTTGCCGGATAGGAGGTTAACCCATGGAATATCAGGACAAAACGCGCATCATACAAGAGCTGGTACCCGGCAAACAAATCACCCTTGCCCACATCATCGCAAACCCGGACGAAATTCTGTATAAAAAGCTCGGTCTTGACCCGGCGGTGGAATACAGCAAAAGTGCCATTGGCATCATCACCATGTCACCTGCCGAAACTGCGATTATCGCAGGAGATATCGCCATTAAAGCTTCGGGTGCAGAATTGGGATTTGTAGACCGCTTCAGCGGTACACTGATTATCACCGGCACCGTCTCGCAGGTAGAGGCTTCCTTAGAAGCCGTTTGCGATTACTGCAGACAGACTTTAAGCTTTACGGTTTGTGAAGTGACCCGCACA containing:
- a CDS encoding glycyl radical protein; protein product: MNTAHFREIAKTDRIGRLIENLFKKMPEVEADRAVLITESYKETENLHIYLRRAKAFEHILDNIPITIRDEELIVGSGTKAPRGCQVYPEFSYAWLEGELDTIETRTADPFYVSEETKRKLREVFPYWKNKTTSELAESLMAPETKTAMAHNLFTPGNYFYNGIGHVTVDYGKILAVGYNGIINETKEAMAKLDISDADYADRYTFLQSILISCEAVIRYAARYAELALSMAKSETDDKRKAELLKIAENCVQVPGNGARSFYEACQSFWFVQMLIQIESSGHSISPGRFDQYMYPYFEKDMAQGSLTYEFAQELMDCIWVKLNDLNKARDAASAEGFAGYSLFQNLIAGGQTKEGLDATNDLSYMSIQATMHVMLPQPSFSVRVWNNTPHEFLCKAAELTRTGVGLPAYYNDEVIIPSLLSRGLTMEDAREYNIIGCVEPQKWGKTDGWHDAAFFNMCRIIELVFDNGKDNGEQVGIPTGDVTKMTSFEEVFEAYKAQMKYTIKLLVNANNSIDVAHAKRCPLPFLSCMVEDCIGRGKSVQEGGAIYNFTGPQGFGIANMADAMYAIKKLVFEEKSVTMAELKEALQNNFGESTSAENAEEVTTQIVKALVASGKTVTEEQIASIYKQVAGNSGDEKYTSVREKILALPKFGNDIPEIDSLAREVAYTYTRPMEKHKNPRGGIFQAGLYPVSANVPLGAQTGATPDGRLAYTPVADGVSPSAGADVSGPTASANSVSKLDHGIASNGTLFNMKFHPSALKGQKGIENFVALIRGYFDQKGSHMQFNVVSRETLRDAQAHPENYKSLVVRVAGYSALFTTLSKSLQDDIIRRTEQSGF
- a CDS encoding glycyl-radical enzyme activating protein — protein: MNYENITGRIFDIQRFSVHDGPGIRTIIFLKGCALRCKWCCNPESQSFEIETMKLDDGKEKLVGRDVTVREIIETVEKDMPYYRRSGGGLTLSGGESLLQPQFAEGILRACQERGINTAIETTSVVDYKVIEPLLPLIDTYMMDIKHINPEKHKAFTGKDNQRILENAIKIDRNANKMIVRVPVIPTFNDTEEEIREIATFVSKLEKTNEMHLLPYHKFGTDKYRWLGRDYTMPDVDTPTDEKMERLKKTAESLGITCRIGG
- a CDS encoding BMC domain-containing protein — encoded protein: MEYQDKTRIIQELVPGKQITLAHIIANPDEILYKKLGLDPAVEYSKSAIGIITMSPAETAIIAGDIAIKASGAELGFVDRFSGTLIITGTVSQVEASLEAVCDYCRQTLSFTVCEVTRT